AGCACACGGACTGGAGTGGGCATGGGTCACGCGTTGTATTGGGACACTGCTTGTATGTCGGTGCTGCATAACCATAGCACCTCCGCTCCGTTTCCACTCAGTGTTATTAAGCTCTGCAAACAAAATCGTAGAGTTCAAAGTAAACTGAAAGTTCTCTCTTGGTGTCGTGGCCTATTATTATAGCGGGCGCCTGACTCGTAGTACTTTTTTAAAGgacactgtatttttaaagcCTCGTGTTCACGCCTCTCTACAACCCGTTCTTGTCAATCTTGTGACGTAGAGTCGCACTGATTGGTACTAACAGACCCTGGACATGTGACTTCTGTGTCTCTCATTGGAGAGGAGCTGGTGGCTTTCAGCTTAGGCTGTCGCGGGTATGCTGCAGGAAGATGGCGGCCGAACTGGTGGAAGCGATGGCAAGTTGAGCTCCCTTCGCGCGGGTGCACAGGGCAGAAGAGGGGCTGCGGGGCAGGGGCGTTGCGACGGGCTGTTATGGGAGACGAGAAGGGGGTGGATCTTACACAGTTAGAATTAGTTGTAACAGTAAAAGAATGGGCACCGGGTAACTGGAGCTGTCAAGTGCAGCTAAGGCTGGGGGACATGGGAAATGAATGATAGCTAGTCTGGCtaccataaataaaaacattcgCAAGCAAGGAGTCGGCGCCAAACTGTAATAGTTAACTGGTCAGCTATTTAGCTAATGATGTGGCTTGTTCCTTAAGTTCATACATAAATGTAGCTAGCTGCCTTTATCAGTGTATTGTTTCTGTCGATCGTTGGCAGCACGTTATGTTGTTcacttagctaactagctaatatTTTGCTGGGAAACAGAGACTCGTCTTTCATGCACgcctttagctagctagccagccagctaataataataacgtggAAAGACGGCGATGAGCATAAAGCTAGTGTTATGTGCGTCTTCAGATAGCTAGCTGAAATGCATAGCTTGACGATTGGTGTTGTTGCTTCCTAGCTAGTTCGTGTTCTGGGCACAATCTGGAATGTTGACCGCAGTGTGTCAGCGATAAGGCTTCTGGGTTTGCTAGCAAGCAATGGAATACTGGGACTACAGCAAGCTACATGGTTTGAAGAACAATGGGATATCTGTAATTAGCTGAACTGACATTGTATGGGATGTGGTATTGTGGTATTATAAAGACGACTCCTTACAAGACGGGGTTATTAATATGTAGCAAAAACTGAATCGTTGTCAGTGTAATGTTACCTAAAAGTTTATCAGCAATCGATAAACAGTGCAGTGGGTTTTCCCACACTACATTGAATACCTGTATGTTTACTTTGTAGCTCTACCCACTCAAACACTTAAATTTCAATACATAACTCAGTTAAACTTAGGtttgattttacagtttttgtatGTGTAGTTTTCGCTATGCTTGTCCACTTGTACTGGCAGAAACACTCGAAGTGAATGAGTAAAGCATGCGATACTGCTGACGTTTGACTCTGTCACAGGAGCTGGTGTCATATTAAGCAGAGTGCCATAATGGCAATTGATATTGGGtctgaaatgtgtatgtatgatcGACTTTCCTTCTCACCACCTCCACCCTTTTGTATTtggctttttcccttttccccatGCACTCCTTCATCCATCTCCTACCTAGAACATGGTGAAGAGTTTCAGAGTGTCTGACCTGCAGACACTGCTGGCCTCCATGGGACGCAGCAAAAGCGGCCTGAAACAGGACCTGGTTGGGAGGGCCCTCAGACTCGTGCAGACAGAGTACAGCCCTGAGTTGCTGAAGAATGTTCGCCAGCTCTATGAGTCCCGTTTCCCCAAGGCAGCAGGCTGGCTGGCTGCCCGCCGCCCTGAAGGGATCCCATTGGCCTACACCCGAAGCTCCTCCCCCACAACCAATACGCTGGGCACAGACTACCTCAATGGCATCCCCAAGCCATCCCCTTCCCCTGCGTCTGAAGTCAAACTAGTCTCCCTGCCCTTCTATCAGACCCTGGAGACATTGATGCCCCCAACAGAGCTGAGTGAGTTGTTGTCTGTCATATGTCAAGTACATATCAGTAATTGAATTGTTTGTACTGATACTGATTGTACATAATGGTACAGTATTTTTCCACCGCTTTGTCCTGGAATGATCTATGATATGAAGTACTTTGGGGTATTCGgttgtttaaaatattatatcaAAGAACCTGAGGAAATGTGCTTGAATTATGATCTCAAAAGGACAAGGTTAAGGTTATGGAGAAAGGAGGATTTGTATGTAGACCATCATTGTTGTCATGGTctgcatctttctctctgtttacaaataaacaatgcacaGCACTGCCTCCCTACCTCCTGCCCTCCTAATGACAACACATGGCTCATGAGATTTTGGGTCAGTTTGGCAAGGCCCCCTTCCCATTGACTCTGCCCCACCCGTCCCAACAGTTGCCCAGAACAGCGACAAGCTGCAGGACAGtccatgtgtgtttgagttaACGCAGAGCCAAGTGGACCAGGTCAGAAACtcaaggtaagtttttgttcaGGCCTGGTCTCATTAAAAACGAAACACTCCAGTTCCTCATCTTTAAGAGAAGGGCAAACTCCGTCAGCATTTAAAAGGTACCTGTAGGTACAGCTAAAGGTGTTGCgtttgtgcatgcacatgtatggTGAAGTTGTACACAAGTAAGTGGCACACTGATTGAGCTTGTCTGTTCTGTGTGAATAACTGTACGTTTTTCAGACCTCAGTGACTTTGCAAGGTCATTTCTGTTAAGTAATTTCAATGTATGTTAATGTCCTCAGTTGTTGATGTGGATGATTCACTCAGGGAGAGTAAGCAGCTGGTTGGTCTTTGGCAAACTAAAGACTTACctactctttctctcacagtgAGCTTCGACCAGGGTTAAAGTCAGTCCAGGTGGTGCTTCGGTGAGTTTGAAAGATATTCTTCCCAAATCAATAGGCTGATTAGACACTGACTGTACACCAGTCACAGCCAGGGCAGTAGTGAAGTCATTTTAGCATGAAGCTGAGCAGACTGCACAGGTAAATGCAGATGTATTGAGAATTAGGTTATGAGTGGAATGTTCCAGCACCGGCTGTTATTTAAGGACCATGCGGCTGAGATGGCTCAGTGGCTGGGTCAGCGTGCTTTATAGCTTGCATGCCAAATCACAACATGTCAGATATAATAGAATTTTGTTTAAAACTAAGTCTGACCTCAAGTCAGTTAATTTAATAACTGCGATCCTGTTCATCACATTGCATCCAGAGTATTTGACGCGGTTTGGGTGGCTAAAACACAAAGTCAGAAAGGGCTTATATCTTCAGGGGATATTCCTCTATattctgctgtgtgactgtcaGTGCTGGTCTGTTTCAGAATCTGTTACACAGATACCATTGGCGTTCAGGAGGATCAATATCCACCAAATATTGCCGTCAAAGTGAACCAGTCCTACTGTCATGTACCGGTAAGCAGATGTCAGACCTTCCCTGTACATCGTGCAGGGGGACAATGGCCTGGTGGTGGCATCTGGTGACACTGCTTGCATGgatattttgttcttgttacAATGCACTTGtatggaggtgttttttttttgttttgtttttttttgcttgtgttgtagtctacctcatttgtaagttgctttggataaaagttgctgtcaaatgaaatgaattttcagcaattactcttagcattgtgatgcacttatttggaagttgctctgggtaagagcatctgctaaattatgtaatgaaatgtaaatgtaaatgttgtttttgcCCATTGAATTATGATTAAGTTATATTTATTTGAGCTCAGGTGCCTCTGTAAAGATAaaaattcaatgtttttaaaataccaaTTTGTAGTGCAGGGCGAGAACAGTCATCCCACCTGGCCTTGAGCCAGGGGTGCCAAACTGCGGTTTTGACTGtaacgccaaagagcctggctgactgctcttgcccttcgctacacagTCTAGCAGGCTCAGGTGTATGGCTGAATATGAAAGGCACGGATATATGGCTGTAAGTGCTTATCTCAAATGCATATGCCACCATGCTATCTGTTGATGTGTTCTATCCAGGGTTATTACCCCTCTAATAAGCCTGGTGTGGAACCTCGCCGGCCCTGTCGTCCAGTCAACATCACGCCCTGGTTACACCTCTCCACTGCCACCAATCGTGTCAACATCACCTGGGGCAATTTTGGAAAGGTACATTTCTCATCCATGGGCAATTACAGTGTAAAGGTGTATGTATCTCTCTCAATGGGCAGATGGATGGATAGACTgatcaaaaatataaatgtaatgcaagttAAGACTTCTGTGTTCTTCAGGCACTTCAGTATTCTGTTTGTACTCCTTGCATGTTTTTAATACTTGTAATAGTTCTTTTAGCGTTAGGGAATTAGTACAATTTTCAGTGTGCTTTATGTGTATTCCTGGGCAAGTATTAAGTACGTGATATAATGTAAACTCAGAGGGGAAACTAATCATATCTGAAGGCCTTTAGCATACTTTGGACTCCATCCATTCGAGCAGCGATGGCGGAGTCACGACTCATttgtcctgctctctccctgtgtgcgCAGCGCtactgtgtggctgtgtacCTGGTGAGGGTCTTCACAGCAGCGGAGCTCTTCAGTCAGCTGAAGCACTGCTCCGTGGAGAGCGCAGAGCGCTGCCGGGAGCGCAGTGAGTACGGCCGCACGCTGCCCCCTCCCGCCTCAGCGttatcatcatcactatcaGGAGGAGCTCAGTAGCTCGAGTAGCAGCTGAAAGTGACACATTCTGTGGGAAGAATATTTTTATTGAAGCCCAGTTCATACACTTGTCATCTCTGATTTAAGGCGCTACATTTAATGTTGCCTTCGACGCGTTATCATGGCGACGTTGTTCTCCTGCGTGCAGTGatgcaacaaaatgaattttaacGATGAATTTTAATCGGCCCAATTGCCGTCATTGTACTTTTGGAAGTatacattcagtttttattttatcaaaggTTTTGTCCGTGGAAGAAGATTGGGTGAATACGTTTCCCATGTATTTAATTAGAGTTAAACACTGATGGTGAAAGCAGATCAGCCAGTTTGGATTCTGTGTAGGTGTGAAGACTGAAAACTGGTTAACTGGTGGTTTCTGAAGAGAGTCATGCAGTAATGCGTTGCTGTTGTGTGGTGTCTCCAGTCCAGGACAAGCTGCGATTTGACCCAGAGAGTGAGATTGCCACCACAGGACTGCGAGTGTCGCTCATCTGCCCAGTAAGTGCCTGATCTTAGCTCAGTCGCCCCACAGCAGAACCAGACCTTGGCATTATTATGGTACTCCTCTGGAAGTTCTCTGCAAACCGCAGACTTATTTTCTTCTCTTGTAATGTCTACAGTTTCAGCAGAGCCCTggtcaaaaatgacaaatggctATGTTTTATGATACTGATCTAAAACCACACTTGATCCTTGCAGTGGAGGATGGGCTTACTGAAAGTCTCGTCTTGTCTTACCAAGTCATTGCTTTTCACTCAGTTTTATACATAAGGGTTGGATTCTTATGTTAGGGTTTCATATTCTTCATTGAAATTCATAATTTG
The nucleotide sequence above comes from Megalops cyprinoides isolate fMegCyp1 chromosome 2, fMegCyp1.pri, whole genome shotgun sequence. Encoded proteins:
- the pias4a gene encoding E3 SUMO-protein ligase PIAS4-A, which codes for MAAELVEAMNMVKSFRVSDLQTLLASMGRSKSGLKQDLVGRALRLVQTEYSPELLKNVRQLYESRFPKAAGWLAARRPEGIPLAYTRSSSPTTNTLGTDYLNGIPKPSPSPASEVKLVSLPFYQTLETLMPPTELIAQNSDKLQDSPCVFELTQSQVDQVRNSSELRPGLKSVQVVLRICYTDTIGVQEDQYPPNIAVKVNQSYCHVPGYYPSNKPGVEPRRPCRPVNITPWLHLSTATNRVNITWGNFGKRYCVAVYLVRVFTAAELFSQLKHCSVESAERCRERIQDKLRFDPESEIATTGLRVSLICPLVKMRLGVPCRVLTCAHLQCFDAVFFLQMNEKKPTWTCPVCDKPAPFELLTIDGLLSEILKETEDVEEIEYLTDGSWRPIRDEKEKEKERERSSTPEYPVLDICSSEANGLSPAHSSTSQTGKSGAGSGVSLAGAAAGAGVGGGAGAGGGAVVDLTLDSSSEEEDGGGTAGDSEDTDDSQDSPPPKRGRYGYDKDLVTAY